The following coding sequences lie in one Lolium perenne isolate Kyuss_39 chromosome 2, Kyuss_2.0, whole genome shotgun sequence genomic window:
- the LOC127333035 gene encoding peptidyl-prolyl cis-trans isomerase CYP37, chloroplastic isoform X1, which produces MASRVVTTVLAGALPAPPHAPVAAAAGGGSKFIEWKNRPSRHRGIRCGIARASRSRPHYPSSAAWTAEVAATIPQTTSSEVPGSFNLHVDGLVQDGVLEQLKSAVAALAIIAQISVALPANAILYSPDTNVPRTGELALRRAIPANPSMKTIQESLEDISYLLRIPQRKPYGSMEGDVKKAMKIALDNKEAMLGSMPAELKEKGSELYTSLLEGKGGLQSLLNYIKDKDNDRLSVALASSLDTIAELELLQAPGLSFLLPKQYLDYPRLTGRGVVEFTVEKGDGSTFVPTAGGEPKSVGTIQVVVDGYSAPLTAGNFAKLVLEGAYDGVTLKSANQAVIADSESGKKGYTIPLEVMPAGQFEPLYRSPLSIQDGELPVLPMSVYGSVAMAHSEDSEEYSSPTQFFFYLYDKRNSGLGGISFDEGQFSVFGYATTDGRDVLSQIKTGDKIRSAKLVQGRERLVLPAAASAPAPEDPAPAPADPSLAPAEG; this is translated from the exons ATGGCGTCGCGAGTGGTCACGACGGTGCTCGCCGGAGCCCTCCCCGCACCCCCGCACGCTCCCGTGGCCGCGGCCGCCGGCGGTGGCAGCAAGTTCATCGAGTGGAAGAAccgcccgagccgccaccgcgGCATTCGCTGCGGCATCGCCCGTGCCTCGCGCAGCCGCCCGCACtacccctcctccgccgcctggaCGGCTGAGGTAGCTGCAACTATACCCCAAACCACGTCCTCCGAGGTCCCCGGAAGCTTTAATCTCCATGTGGATGGTCTGGTTCAGGACGGCGTCCTCGAGCAGCTCAAAAGCGCGGTCGCTGCGCTCGCCATCATCGCCCAGATTTCCGTGGCGCTGCCGGCGAATGCGATCCTCTACTCGCCGGACACGAACGTGCCCAGGACTGGGGAGCTCGCGCTGCGGAGGGCCATCCCGGCGAACCCAAGCATGAAGACCATACAG GAATCGCTGGAGGACATCTCGTACTTGCTGAGGATACCGCAGAGAAAGCCGTATGGCTCCATGGAGGGGGATGTCAAGAAGGCCATGAAA ATAGCACTAGATAACAAGGAGGCAATGTTGGGAAGCATGCCTGCAGAACTAAAGGAAAAGGGCTCCGAGCTGTACACTTCCTTGCTCGAAGGGAAG GGTGGTTTACAATCTCTCTTGAACTATATCAAGGACAAGGACAATGACAGGCTTTCAGTAGCtcttgcttcttctcttgatactaTTGCTGAATTGGAGCTGTTGCAG GCACCAGGCTTATCCTTTCTCTTACCTAAACAGTATTTGGATTATCCAAG GCTAACTGGAAGAGGAGTCGTTGAATTCACAGTTGAGAAAGGTGATGGTTCAACATTCGTTCCAACTGCTGGTGGTGAGCCCAAAAGTGTTGGTACAATTCAG GTTGTAGTTGATGGGTATTCTGCCCCACTGACTGCTGGGAATTTTGCGAAATTG GTTTTGGAGGGGGCATATGACGGGGTAACACTGAAATCTGCGAACCAGGCAGTCATTGCAGATAGTGAGTCTGGGAAGAAAGGGTATACTATTCCACTAGAGGTCATGCCTGCTGGACAATTTGAACCATTGTACAGAAGTCCGTTAAGTATTCAG GATGGAGAATTGCCAGTCCTTCCTATGTCTGTATACGGCTCCGTTGCCATGGCACATAGTGAGGATTCAGAGGAATACTCATCACCAACCcagttcttcttctacctctatgATAAGAGAAAT TCTGGTTTAGGAGGAatatcctttgatgaaggccaATTTTCAGTTTTCGG GTATGCCACCACAGACGGAAGAGATGTCCTTTCGCAGATCAAGACTGGGGATAAAATTCGTTCCGCCAAGCTGGTACAGGGCAGAGAACGCCTTGTGCTGCCAGCGGCAGCTTCAGCGCCGGCTCCAGAAGATCCAGCGCCTGCTCCAGCAGATCCATCGCTTGCTCCGGCAGAGGGTTGA
- the LOC127333035 gene encoding peptidyl-prolyl cis-trans isomerase CYP37, chloroplastic isoform X2: protein MASRVVTTVLAGALPAPPHAPVAAAAGGGSKFIEWKNRPSRHRGIRCGIARASRSRPHYPSSAAWTAEDGVLEQLKSAVAALAIIAQISVALPANAILYSPDTNVPRTGELALRRAIPANPSMKTIQESLEDISYLLRIPQRKPYGSMEGDVKKAMKIALDNKEAMLGSMPAELKEKGSELYTSLLEGKGGLQSLLNYIKDKDNDRLSVALASSLDTIAELELLQAPGLSFLLPKQYLDYPRLTGRGVVEFTVEKGDGSTFVPTAGGEPKSVGTIQVVVDGYSAPLTAGNFAKLVLEGAYDGVTLKSANQAVIADSESGKKGYTIPLEVMPAGQFEPLYRSPLSIQDGELPVLPMSVYGSVAMAHSEDSEEYSSPTQFFFYLYDKRNSGLGGISFDEGQFSVFGYATTDGRDVLSQIKTGDKIRSAKLVQGRERLVLPAAASAPAPEDPAPAPADPSLAPAEG from the exons ATGGCGTCGCGAGTGGTCACGACGGTGCTCGCCGGAGCCCTCCCCGCACCCCCGCACGCTCCCGTGGCCGCGGCCGCCGGCGGTGGCAGCAAGTTCATCGAGTGGAAGAAccgcccgagccgccaccgcgGCATTCGCTGCGGCATCGCCCGTGCCTCGCGCAGCCGCCCGCACtacccctcctccgccgcctggaCGGCTGAG GACGGCGTCCTCGAGCAGCTCAAAAGCGCGGTCGCTGCGCTCGCCATCATCGCCCAGATTTCCGTGGCGCTGCCGGCGAATGCGATCCTCTACTCGCCGGACACGAACGTGCCCAGGACTGGGGAGCTCGCGCTGCGGAGGGCCATCCCGGCGAACCCAAGCATGAAGACCATACAG GAATCGCTGGAGGACATCTCGTACTTGCTGAGGATACCGCAGAGAAAGCCGTATGGCTCCATGGAGGGGGATGTCAAGAAGGCCATGAAA ATAGCACTAGATAACAAGGAGGCAATGTTGGGAAGCATGCCTGCAGAACTAAAGGAAAAGGGCTCCGAGCTGTACACTTCCTTGCTCGAAGGGAAG GGTGGTTTACAATCTCTCTTGAACTATATCAAGGACAAGGACAATGACAGGCTTTCAGTAGCtcttgcttcttctcttgatactaTTGCTGAATTGGAGCTGTTGCAG GCACCAGGCTTATCCTTTCTCTTACCTAAACAGTATTTGGATTATCCAAG GCTAACTGGAAGAGGAGTCGTTGAATTCACAGTTGAGAAAGGTGATGGTTCAACATTCGTTCCAACTGCTGGTGGTGAGCCCAAAAGTGTTGGTACAATTCAG GTTGTAGTTGATGGGTATTCTGCCCCACTGACTGCTGGGAATTTTGCGAAATTG GTTTTGGAGGGGGCATATGACGGGGTAACACTGAAATCTGCGAACCAGGCAGTCATTGCAGATAGTGAGTCTGGGAAGAAAGGGTATACTATTCCACTAGAGGTCATGCCTGCTGGACAATTTGAACCATTGTACAGAAGTCCGTTAAGTATTCAG GATGGAGAATTGCCAGTCCTTCCTATGTCTGTATACGGCTCCGTTGCCATGGCACATAGTGAGGATTCAGAGGAATACTCATCACCAACCcagttcttcttctacctctatgATAAGAGAAAT TCTGGTTTAGGAGGAatatcctttgatgaaggccaATTTTCAGTTTTCGG GTATGCCACCACAGACGGAAGAGATGTCCTTTCGCAGATCAAGACTGGGGATAAAATTCGTTCCGCCAAGCTGGTACAGGGCAGAGAACGCCTTGTGCTGCCAGCGGCAGCTTCAGCGCCGGCTCCAGAAGATCCAGCGCCTGCTCCAGCAGATCCATCGCTTGCTCCGGCAGAGGGTTGA
- the LOC127333033 gene encoding uncharacterized protein: MAKLASLLILAVLVAAACFAQLGSAARGIPAGKPVAAAAADAVKRPETFQEGTVLIPGIGRYELGTHYRPDLGGLDHSIPAAANGRFLPGADDTWVPNPGFEVPNPFRPGSESP, encoded by the coding sequence ATGGCAAAGCTGGCGTCCCTATTGATCCTCGCGGTCCTCGTGGCCGCGGCGTGCTTCGCCCAGCTGGGCTCGGCGGCGCGCGGCATCCCGGCCGGGAAGCCCGTGGCTGCAGCGGCGGCCGATGCGGTGAAGCGGCCGGAGACGTTCCAGGAGGGGACGGTGCTGATCCCTGGGATCGGGCGGTACGAGCTGGGCACCCACTACAGGCCGGACCTCGGCGGGCTGGACCACAGCATCCCGGCCGCCGCCAACGGGCGGTTCCTCCCCGGCGCCGATGACACCTGGGTGCCCAACCCCGGCTTCGAGGTGCCCAACCCCTTCCGCCCCGGTTCCGAGTCTCCCTGA
- the LOC127333037 gene encoding caffeoylshikimate esterase, whose product MTQEDVPATVNFWGDHPATEAEYYAAHGAEGESSYFTAPDDGAGARRLFTRSWRPAGGTRPRALVFMVHGYGNDISWTFQSTAVFLARSGFACFAADLPGHGRSHGLRAFVPKLNPAVADLLAFFRSVRRREEHAGLPCFLFGESMGGAICLLIHLRTPPEEWAGAVLVAPMCRISDRIRPPWPVPEILTFVARFAPTLPIVPTADLIEKSVKVPAKRLVSARNPMRYNGRPRLGTVVELLRATDELAARLGEVTVPFLVVHGSADEVTDPAVSQALYEAAASKDKTINMYDGMLHSMLFGEPEENINRVRGDIIAWLNDRCTPPATT is encoded by the coding sequence atgacgcaggAAGACGTGCCGGCGACGGTGAACTTCTGGGGCGACCACCCGGCCACGGAGGCGGAGTACTACGCGGCGCACGGCGCGGAGGGCGAGTCGTCCTACTTCACCGCCCCGGACGACGGCGCGGgcgcgcgccgcctcttcacGCGCTCGTGGCGGCCGGCGGGGGGCACGCGGCCGAGGGCGCTCGTGTTCATGGTCCACGGCTACGGCAACGACATCAGCTGGACGTTCCAGTCCACGGCCGTCTTCCTGGCGCGCTCCGGCTTCGCCTGCTTCGCCGCCGACCTCCCGGGCCACGGCCGCTCGCACGGCCTCCGCGCCTTCGTCCCCAAACTCAACCCCGCGGTCGCCGACCTCCTCGCCTTCTTCCGCTCCGTCAGGCGGCGGGAGGAGCACGCCGGGCTCCCCTGCTTCCTCTTCGGGGAGTCCATGGGCGGCGCCATCtgcctgctcatccacctccgcaCGCCGCCGGAGGAGTGGGCGGGGGCCGTGCTGGTCGCGCCCATGTGCCGGATCTCCGACCGGATCCGCCCGCCCTGGCCGGTGCCCGAGATCCTCACCTTCGTCGCGCGGTTCGCGCCCACGCTCCCCATCGTgcccaccgccgacctcatcgagAAGTCCGTCAAGGTGCCCGCCaagcgcctcgtctccgcgcgcaACCCCATGCGCTACAACGGCCGGCCCAGGCTCGGCACCGTCGTCGAGCTGCTGCGCGCCACCGACGAGCTCGCCGCGCGCCTCGGCGAGGTCACCGTCCCCTTCCTCGTCGTGCACGGCAGCGCCGACGAGGTAACCGACCCCGCCGTCAGCCAAGCGCTCTACGAGGCCGCCGCCAGCAAGGACAAGACCATCAACATGTACGACGGGATGCTCCACTCCATGCTCTTCGGGGAGCCCGAGGAGAACATCAACCGCGTCCGCGGCGACATTATAGCCTGGCTCAACGACAGATGCACGCCGCCGGCGACTACCTGA